A part of Lacibacter sp. H407 genomic DNA contains:
- a CDS encoding sulfatase-like hydrolase/transferase — translation MKKKLKIKLQQKAYFLALLPLVFILHGNNAFFGFFPASFVILNLSIVLLTSLLLYACCYIFIRNKRKAVILSFWLLLFILSFGFLHDSTKKIMGDGFFSSYKFIFVISLFLLVVFFVLIKKRNSLFQRHFFFINTLIFSLLLYELVDSIIQFSNYKNEKKLLDNRFNASKQARINTTIPDSIKPDIYFLVFDALPSSIAMKSEWGFDNSFLDSFLLKEKFYVHSKSKSNYNLTVLSVSSTLNMDYTPAVNLYQDEAKMYFKATASLLDNSLTRILEQQNYEIKQYQPISFANKDWHGKLFFGNILYMNYFYQTLPGRVYRDLGWNVSRLNMKILNNRNFKKYHSRNLTLQNDLLQTKLLVKKSCSLTKEKKQFVYAHFQLPHDPFIFDSSGKLKPTEKTILYSEEEQPAAFIEQVKFANKIIQELVVHIKKTNRQNTVIIIEGDHGYRNITGKKGYMIFDNFNSVYLPDNDYTQHYSTMSPVNSFRLVLNKFFTANLPLLKDSSIFIPYTLPGEK, via the coding sequence ATGAAAAAAAAATTGAAAATAAAACTTCAACAAAAAGCATACTTCTTGGCATTACTCCCACTTGTGTTTATTCTGCATGGGAACAATGCCTTTTTCGGTTTTTTCCCGGCCTCGTTTGTAATTCTGAACTTATCAATCGTACTTCTTACTTCACTTTTACTTTATGCATGTTGCTACATTTTTATAAGGAACAAAAGAAAAGCCGTAATTCTCAGTTTTTGGTTACTACTATTTATTTTGTCATTTGGTTTTTTACATGATAGCACTAAGAAAATAATGGGTGACGGATTTTTCAGTAGCTACAAATTTATATTTGTGATTTCCCTTTTTCTTCTTGTTGTATTCTTTGTACTTATCAAAAAAAGGAATAGCCTGTTTCAACGCCATTTTTTTTTTATAAATACGTTGATCTTCTCATTGCTGCTGTATGAACTAGTTGACAGTATTATTCAATTTTCAAACTACAAGAATGAAAAAAAATTACTTGATAACCGCTTTAATGCCAGTAAACAGGCTAGGATTAATACAACTATCCCCGACTCGATAAAACCAGATATTTATTTTCTGGTTTTTGATGCTCTTCCATCTTCAATTGCCATGAAGTCCGAATGGGGGTTTGACAATAGTTTTCTAGACAGCTTTCTACTAAAAGAAAAATTCTATGTCCATTCAAAATCCAAAAGCAATTACAACCTAACTGTTTTGTCTGTAAGCAGCACGCTCAATATGGACTACACCCCTGCTGTTAATCTTTATCAGGATGAAGCAAAAATGTACTTCAAAGCCACAGCTTCATTACTTGACAACTCACTGACCCGCATACTAGAGCAGCAGAATTATGAAATCAAACAATACCAACCGATTTCGTTTGCTAATAAAGACTGGCATGGCAAATTATTCTTTGGCAATATACTGTATATGAATTATTTCTATCAAACACTACCCGGCAGAGTTTATCGTGACCTCGGCTGGAATGTTTCTCGGTTAAATATGAAAATATTAAATAACCGAAATTTCAAAAAATATCATAGTCGAAATCTTACTCTTCAAAACGATTTGCTGCAAACAAAACTACTGGTAAAAAAAAGCTGTTCGCTGACTAAAGAAAAAAAACAATTTGTATATGCGCATTTCCAACTGCCACATGATCCTTTTATTTTTGACAGTTCAGGAAAACTAAAGCCAACGGAAAAAACGATTTTATATTCAGAGGAGGAACAGCCGGCAGCGTTTATTGAACAAGTGAAATTCGCTAACAAAATTATTCAAGAACTCGTGGTGCACATCAAAAAAACTAACCGTCAGAATACTGTCATAATTATAGAAGGCGACCATGGCTACAGGAATATTACTGGCAAGAAAGGGTATATGATATTTGACAACTTCAATAGTGTTTATCTTCCCGATA
- a CDS encoding M20/M25/M40 family metallo-hydrolase: MAKATKSAKKKSILTNTSLDFLKNYHNTHSPVGFETSGQKVWLEYLKPYIDTHFTDPYGSAVGVINPQHTFKVVIEAHADEISWFVNYITAEGLIYLKRNGGVDHQIAPAKRVLIHGKKGIIKAVFGWPAIHTRLGNPDAKEPQPRVDNLWLDCGARTKKEVEELGIKVGCVVTYEEGFDELAHDYYIARAFDNRIGGFMIAEVARLLKENKKTLPYGLYIVNAVQEEIGLRGAEMIARRIKPDIAIVTDVTHDTTTPMISKIVEGDISCGKGPSLATAPAVHNKLLDFVTDVAEKKKIPVQWRSLSRSTGTDTDSFAYANDGCPSVLISIPLRYMHTTVEMLHKSDIENTIHLMYETLLALSPKTNLRYL, from the coding sequence CCATTCTCACCAACACTTCACTCGACTTTTTAAAGAACTATCATAATACACATTCGCCGGTTGGTTTTGAAACCAGCGGACAAAAAGTATGGCTCGAATATCTGAAGCCATATATTGATACACACTTTACTGATCCGTATGGTTCAGCAGTAGGTGTTATTAATCCGCAACATACTTTCAAAGTAGTAATTGAAGCGCATGCTGATGAGATCAGCTGGTTTGTAAATTATATTACAGCAGAAGGATTGATTTATCTGAAACGAAATGGCGGTGTGGATCATCAGATCGCCCCCGCTAAACGTGTGTTGATCCATGGTAAAAAAGGAATTATAAAAGCGGTGTTTGGATGGCCTGCTATCCATACCCGTCTTGGTAATCCTGATGCTAAAGAACCGCAACCAAGAGTTGATAACCTGTGGCTCGATTGCGGTGCACGTACCAAAAAAGAAGTTGAAGAATTAGGTATTAAAGTAGGTTGTGTGGTTACCTACGAAGAAGGGTTTGATGAACTGGCACATGACTATTACATCGCCCGTGCATTTGATAACCGCATTGGTGGTTTTATGATCGCTGAAGTAGCACGTTTGCTGAAAGAAAACAAAAAAACACTTCCATACGGATTATACATTGTAAATGCGGTACAGGAAGAAATTGGCTTACGTGGTGCAGAAATGATCGCCCGCCGTATTAAACCGGATATTGCCATTGTTACTGATGTTACACATGATACCACAACACCAATGATCAGTAAAATTGTAGAAGGTGATATCAGTTGCGGTAAAGGACCATCGCTTGCAACAGCTCCGGCTGTTCATAATAAATTACTTGACTTTGTAACAGATGTTGCTGAGAAGAAAAAAATTCCGGTGCAATGGCGTTCACTAAGCCGGAGCACTGGCACTGATACTGATTCGTTTGCTTATGCAAATGATGGATGTCCATCTGTGCTTATCAGTATTCCATTGCGTTACATGCATACAACAGTAGAAATGTTGCACAAAAGCGACATTGAAAACACCATTCATCTGATGTATGAGACGTTACTGGCGCTATCTCCAAAAACCAACCTACGATATTTATGA